tttttaaatttgtctttGACCAAATGTTCAAATTATAATAATCTAATTTATCTATTTCTCTTTCAACGTGATGCTGTGTACGtctcagaaaataaaacaaagagagatgtgctttactttatattttatgagTGTCTGTGTACTGACCTCGGTGAAGACAGGGGAGATGACTGTGGTCAGACTGGTTGATTTACTCAACTGCTCCGGAacctgatgaggaggaggaggaggaggaagaggaagaaggaggaggaggaggaggaaggaggaaggaggaaggaggcaaATAATGAATGTTCAACAATTCAAACaaggttatttttaaaactgacTTGATTGAAAAGCAGTTTCTACTTTTGGTTTTCGTGAAATCTAAAAACTTGGGGATATAGAAGATGTTATTTTATCGTTAAAAGTTCGACGATGCACTGATATCACGATGTTCTTGTTCTGATGACACGTGCACTGATATCACGATGTTCTTGTTCTGATGACACGTGCACTGACCGTTCCGTTGAGAACCTTCCTGCCCTCGGTCTTCTTCTTACGAACGGTGGTGAAGGACCATTCAGGAGACTCACTGTTCTCCTTGTTACTGGACTCACTGCgcgcagacagacacacacacacacacacacacactcatgttaCTCAGCGAGCAAAATACAGGCGCTGAGAAGTTACTTCGTCGACGGAAGTAATCTGATTACCTGTCGGAGTCGTCGGAGCTGCTGCCGCTGtgcccctcctccttccacctccTGTACCTGTCAATCAACTCGCTGAGGTAGGACGTCTTCTTACAGTGTTTGATGATGAACTTGTGTTTGAGGAGCTCCTTCGCTGTGGgacgctacacacacacagacacacacacacacacacacacacacacacacacacacacacacacacacacacacacacacacacacacacacacacacacacacacacacacacacacacacacacacacacacacacacacacacaattttactttattattatttaaatacatgtatttatgatatatttaatttaagctgttaaatgttctttgtttgttaatgttcctttttttcaactcaaatataatttaaagcAAGTTTGTCTCAGGTTTAGAAATTTTACTTATGTTTAAAATTATTCATAATCTTTTTATATGTTGAGgagcagaaaatacaaatggAGAGAGAAGTGGAGCTATTagtccaccagggggcagcaaGAAGCAACAGCAATTAAACCAGAATAGAGAAGTtgcttcaaatgaaaaacacagaaaatcaaaaaaaaattgtattattgtttttcctgaatgaaaaactgtaaaaaaaaaactaaaaaaatatatttttcattccaAAGCATTAACATTACAAAATGCTACAAACAGCAAATGGAAAGTAAAACAtaagaaatggaaataaaataaagtgtttgcACACGTGTAAGTCTacgtgtttgtttgattgtgtgtgtgtgtgtgtgtgtgtgtctctgtgtgtctgtgtgtgtgtgtgtctctgtgtgtctcttacGAAGGTGGGGTCCTTGTTGAGACAGGCCTCTGTGAACTCTTTGAAGCTCTTGGAGAATTCTCCGGTGAGCGTCGGCGGTGGAGACTTGGGGATGTGGAAGAGAACTCGCATCGGGTGCATGTCCGAGTTCGGGGGTTCACCTTTGGCGAGCTCGATGGCCGTGATGCCCAGCGACCAGATGTCGGCCtggaaagagacacacacacacaaataaatgaataaatgtagaaataaatacaagttgAAATACAGAAATAGCTTTTTtcatcataaaatatatttatttttcatttatttatgttttaaactatttatttctgcacatatttatttacacttaTGTCATTTTCTGTCCTTTACAGTTTGGAACCGAGCTGCTCCTACGTGCAGGTGAACGCACCTGCAGTCaggtgtgtgtctttttgtgtaaCACCCACAAACCATATGTCAACCtgaacgtgcacacacacacacacacacacacacacaacaaaagtaaacacaaagacgcacaacacacacacactcaggacttccacatgcacacagtttGAATGTCACGTCTTCTCAACTTGCTACAGCAACCATGTGTCGAGCCCAGGTTAACAGACGTgatctcgcacacacacagacacacacacacacacacacagtcggcAGTATCATGTTACAACAGGATGCTCGGCCGCTGTTTGACTGTTAACTCCAGCGGCTCCGACACTGTTACACACTGAGCATATGGCAGCTTGTGCtcagagcacagacacacaacacgacACAACGAGACACAACGCGACACAACGAGACACAACGCGTGTTTTCTTGCTGTCTTGTTTGTTCTTTATTCTACAAAAACGAACTTTCTGAAACAGCGCCACATGTGGGCGCATTGAAACTGTATGGGAACAGAGcattaaattttaaatataattaaatgaaaactgaggccacacacacacacacacaaagacacaaacacacatgaatcaAACCACATCAGGACATACCCTGTTTCCAAAGAACACAAAACCagacgcgcgcacacacacacacacacacacacacacgtgacgtCAcctcattatttcatttcatttgttgacTTTGTTCTTGGGCGTCTTTCAGCTCTCTAAACGCTGcgtttacttgtgtgtgtgtttgacgacagcagctgcagctctgagcgCAGACAACATCtcattgtttcactgtttggATTTCATCTCTTTGTGGGACTCGACCCAAACGGAGAGAAGACGAGGGAATCcctcagaaaacaaaaacaccacgAGATCAgagatttataaataaacacactttgTTGTTGCGAGTGTCCTTTTTGTCGTCGGCCCAGTTTGGGTGTTTCTATGCAAATAGAAGCGGGGAGACTCTGGAAATAATGCAAACGACCTCGGGGGCCAGAGGCAACGAAAAAGATCCACATGGCCGACGTCGTCAAGGCAACAGGCAAACAGGGAGGAAAGCATGTTAAATCCAACATGACAGAGTCTAAAGGCTGTTGTCAGCGTTCGGGGGCCGAGGGTCGGATTTAGAAATATAAATCGTGTGTCGTGTGTTTTACAACCGACTGGAAGTTATTTCATCCACTTCCTTCCTGCTGCCGACGAAACAGCCGGATCAACGGTTCACGGGAATCGTTTCTTCTCGCTGTCAGGAGGTCGCCAGCACGTTTAGTGCACGTGTATAGAAAATGTCCATGTGCACGTGTCTGCAGAAACTGTCCTGTCACCAACGTGATTCTATCCAGATGGCGGCACAggcattgtgtgtttgtgtgcgcttcttgtctcgttttttttttttgcacaatgCAAAGTTTGTTGACGTTGTgcagcagcgtgggatcatgggagttgttgtctttaccaCCAGTGCTGaggaaaatctacctgacgtgaCTCGGGTGCAAATCAGGTGAATCCagtggaaggaaagaaaacagctgactggctgaactgtgtgtttttctttcgtCATGCGTCATTTcaagttacagcagagacgcACAAAAGCCACAGGGGAAGAGGATGTGACACAACTGAGAGGCGACTAAATGAAACTTCCTGtcaccttgaataaaattggggatttgaAATATGACACAAATGACAGTGAAAGTGTcgtgacatttaaaacaaccGACCTTGGAGTCGTAGGCGGACTGCTGGATGACCTCGGGAGCCATCCAGAACGGCGTCCCCACGAAGGTTTCCCTCTTGATCTGCGTGTCCGTCAGCTGACCGGCCACGCCGAAGTCCGCCAGCTTCACCTGGCCGTGCTCCGACAGCAGGACGTTGGCAGCTGTCGGAGAAATGAAACAACGCTACTACAAGTGATTCTCAACAATCAGGGTTTGTGTGAGTATTTGCGATGattgaaaataaagtaaagatGAAATTGAGGTTGAGAGAGAACGAGTTTTACATTGAAATCAATATGAAATTGACATGTGAGGTTTTTAATGTCAGTCGCACCTTTAATGTCTCTGTGGATCTTCTTCTCCGAGTGCAGGTAGTCGAGGCCCTTCAGGATCTCCTTCAACATGGTGGCGATCTGAGACTCGTCAAACGGACCCGCccgcagctacacacacacaaacagacacacacacacacacacacacacagacacacaatatgaatttttaccattttaaaGCTGCTGATTCATcgatcaaatgtttttgttgttatatttatttactcattcTTAATGTGTCAGACTAAACTGAGGGAATCGTTTTCCAGCACACACGGTTGCAACTTAGTGAGAAAATCATAAAACTTAAACCAGGTGCTTtaatttttgcattttattgtcTCAGTACAGATAAAGTTTTCTGAATTTGAATCTTGTTGATATCTGATTCAACACTCACCAGGTCCAGAGCTGAGCCTCCACCCAGATACTCCATGATGATCCATAGTTTACTGccctgaagaagaaaagagcGCTCTTCATTTACAGATAAtgtaataaatgaattaaagttGCTGTTCATAACTTATCACAAtcatctttaaattaaaaaaggtatCCAGCGATGTTTTAATGAATCTAAACCCGTCCGGCTCTCACCTTCAGGTAGGAGCCGTAGTACTTGGTGATGTAGGGACTGTCGCACTGACTGAGAACCGTGATCTCCTGCTGGATGTCCTCGATCTcgtcctccgcctcctccaggTCAATGGTCTTTATGGCGACAACGCTCTGAGTGCGATTATCGATGCCTTTGaacacctgcaggaggaggaggaagaggaagagaaagagagattaaacacacacaccagtaaagCTTAAAATAAATTGAGGTAACAACtaacacaattaaataaaaagtgaaaagttaCACTGTACCTCTCCAAACGATCCTTTTCCGATACGATCTAGTTTCGTGAACAACTCCTCAGGATCGATCTGAGAGCTCTGAGGACAGACGACAACAGACAAGAGGAATAAATGGgttaaaattatataataatagtaaaaatatCTTAATTTAGCATtagaatgaataataaaaacaaaacccaacagtaaaaacactaatgaaaacacagtaaTAAGTTTAAGTACAACATTAGATTGTGTAGTtactttgagaaaatgtatgagtaaaataaatgttatttgagtcaacaaaagtcaagtaaagataaaaatgtttccGTCACATTCCCTGTGACTctcgttctcacacacacacacacacacacacacacacacacacacacacacacacacacacacacacacacacacacacacacacacacacacacacacacacacacacacacacacacacacacacacacacacacacacacacacacacacacacacaaggaaacaaGCATGACAGTTAAAGATAACAGGAACT
The genomic region above belongs to Hippoglossus hippoglossus isolate fHipHip1 chromosome 18, fHipHip1.pri, whole genome shotgun sequence and contains:
- the stk26 gene encoding serine/threonine-protein kinase 26 isoform X1 encodes the protein MEVPGMQSSQIDPEELFTKLDRIGKGSFGEVFKGIDNRTQSVVAIKTIDLEEAEDEIEDIQQEITVLSQCDSPYITKYYGSYLKGSKLWIIMEYLGGGSALDLLRAGPFDESQIATMLKEILKGLDYLHSEKKIHRDIKAANVLLSEHGQVKLADFGVAGQLTDTQIKRETFVGTPFWMAPEVIQQSAYDSKADIWSLGITAIELAKGEPPNSDMHPMRVLFHIPKSPPPTLTGEFSKSFKEFTEACLNKDPTFRPTAKELLKHKFIIKHCKKTSYLSELIDRYRRWKEEGHSGSSSDDSDSESSNKENSESPEWSFTTVRKKKTEGRKVLNGTVPEQLSKSTSLTTVISPVFTELKQQHKEHSEQRLAIEELERNIRLAEDVCPGITDRMVTHIIARYQKFTTN
- the stk26 gene encoding serine/threonine-protein kinase 26 isoform X2 codes for the protein MEVPGMQSSQIDPEELFTKLDRIGKGSFGEVFKGIDNRTQSVVAIKTIDLEEAEDEIEDIQQEITVLSQCDSPYITKYYGSYLKGSKLWIIMEYLGGGSALDLLRAGPFDESQIATMLKEILKGLDYLHSEKKIHRDIKAANVLLSEHGQVKLADFGVAGQLTDTQIKRETFVGTPFWMAPEVIQQSAYDSKADIWSLGITAIELAKGEPPNSDMHPMRVLFHIPKSPPPTLTGEFSKSFKEFTEACLNKDPTFRPTAKELLKHKFIIKHCKKTSYLSELIDRYRRWKEEGHSGSSSDDSDSESSNKENSESPEWSFTTVRKKKTEGRKVLNGTVPEQLSKSTSLTTVISPVFTELKQQHKEHSEQRLAIEELERNIRLAEDVCPGITDRMVTHIIARFTTN